GATATCGTCCACCTGTTCCGTTCCATATCGAACGACTCGGGGTTAGTTTGCGGCCAGTTTCAATCTCAAGCTCGCACTGGACAATTCCGCCAACGCCTTCATCATCCACCCCGTTACTCATAAACAAGGTTTTTCCATCTTCAAAATACAAATCCGGATCAATTCCGCCTTGATCCACATAGATAGGCTCAGACCATTCTCCGTAGATATTATCCGTCCAGACATAGAAATTCTGATGCGTCGTATCATTCGTTGTGACCATATAAAAACGCCCGTCATTATGCCTGATGGTTGGGGCAAATACACCCCCGGAGCTGTTCACCGTCTCCAGCTGAATCTGGCTTTTACGAGTCAGGCAGTGACCAATCTGCTTCCAATTCAGCAGATCCTTGCTTTCAAAGAGCGGTACGCCCGGAAAATATTGAAAAGAACTGCACACCATATAGTATGTATCGTGCACCTTAATCACACTAGGGTCTGGATAAAAACCTTTTACAACAGGGTTATTGTATATCATTACTCCACTCCACCTCTTATTATAAAATTCATAAATATAAGAATTCAAATTCGTAACAACTAAAAAAATTAAACACCATTGGCTGTAAACTTGCAATGAACCTAGATTGCATCTTGGAGTTAATTTTATTAAATTAATATATATGTGATTTTAGAAGATTGAGGGTAGGGAGTTGTACAGATGATCAAAGCAAACGGGGAGCCACAGTTCCTTCCTTTATATGAGGCGCTGGCAAGTGAAGTCAGATGGAGAATCATGGATATGATTGCAGATCGCGAAATGAATGTGAAGGATATTGCCGCAGTATTAGAGCTTAGCCCCTCCATTGTCACGATGCATATTCGCAAACTGGAGGATGCGGGTCTAATTGGGAGCAGACGAGTTCGGATCAACGGAGGGACGCATAAATTATGTTACCTCAAGCAAAATCATATTGAGATCGAGCTGCCATCCGCAAGCCAAACATCACGAACCAGAGAACAGACGATAGCCGTTGGACACTACACTGCTTTTGATATTCATCCTACCTGTGGGCTAGGGACACTTGAGAAAGAAATCGGCGTATGGGATGATCCCCGTTACTTCCTTGATCCTGAGCGTGTACACGCTGCTATCTTGTGGTTTGGGAAGGGCTATGTTGAATATAAAACACCAAATTTTGTCCTTCCTGACCAGATAACCGATGCTATTGAAATTTCGATGGAACTAGCCTCTGAGGCTCCGGGATTGCGAGATCATTGGCCTTCGGATATTCGTTTCACCTTCAACGGCGTTTCTCTTGGAACGTGGACAAGCCCTGCCGACTTTGGCAGAGCAGCACGCGGCAAATATACGCCGGAATGGTGGCATCGTAATGTAAATCAGTATGGATTATTGAAGACTATTCGTATTGATGCCTACGGTACCTATATGGATGGTGAGCGGATGTCAGACATTACTCTCAAAGATGTCAAACTAGGCGAACCGTTCTGGACGCTACGTTTCACGGTTGACGAAGAAAGCCCCAATGTAGGGGGATTAACGATCTATGGTGCTGGTTTTGGTAATCATGATCAGGATATTGTTATTCGCGTATTGGGTTAAAGTGGCTAGCTGTGCTGCACAAGAATCCTCCCTTTCCTGACCTACAGGAGAGGGAGGCACCCGAAAATGCTGCTCCTTAGCAAATTTTAAAGCACAAGCCTAATCAATCCTTACCTTTGCTCTTTTAACAGTTCCTTAATCTCCCTTAACTCTGATAATATTTCTTTGGTGTGCTGGCTATTTTTTGAGTTATCTATTCCAACTTTCACAACATAAATACCGAGGAACAGATACACCACCAACATAATGATCATTCCCATGTAAATCTCTCCTTTCCAAAGTAGCAGCACATTGCTACGAACGTTCACTATCCTCTCTCTCCAACTGATTCCCATGGAATGCCTTCAAAATAAAAGCCCGATCCGGAACGTTTAACCGTTCATACGATTTCAGATACTCCCTGTTGTCATATGAAACG
This Paenibacillus xylanexedens DNA region includes the following protein-coding sequences:
- a CDS encoding ArsR/SmtB family transcription factor; amino-acid sequence: MIKANGEPQFLPLYEALASEVRWRIMDMIADREMNVKDIAAVLELSPSIVTMHIRKLEDAGLIGSRRVRINGGTHKLCYLKQNHIEIELPSASQTSRTREQTIAVGHYTAFDIHPTCGLGTLEKEIGVWDDPRYFLDPERVHAAILWFGKGYVEYKTPNFVLPDQITDAIEISMELASEAPGLRDHWPSDIRFTFNGVSLGTWTSPADFGRAARGKYTPEWWHRNVNQYGLLKTIRIDAYGTYMDGERMSDITLKDVKLGEPFWTLRFTVDEESPNVGGLTIYGAGFGNHDQDIVIRVLG